One Hordeum vulgare subsp. vulgare chromosome 4H, MorexV3_pseudomolecules_assembly, whole genome shotgun sequence DNA window includes the following coding sequences:
- the LOC123447696 gene encoding glycine-rich cell wall structural protein 1.0-like: MDRYQRVERPRPESAIAENEIRITAQGLIRNYVSYATSLLQDRKIKEIVLKAMGQAISKSVAVTEIIKKRVPGLYQDTNISSVSITDVWEPIEEGLVPLEMTRHVSMISITLSPVELDQNSPGYQSPTYVDQPRQQQRLQQAPPPMRQPRQQPSDYEDSYVRGRGRGRGRGRGRGWGRGGYGGYGNNQGGYNQGGYNQGGYNQGGYNQDGGYYDNQGGYNQDGGYYDNQGGYGGGYGYNQGRQGNYQENGGYNRGRGGMRGRGNWSYRGGYERGRGGGAPGGRGYEGGRGYDQAPAGRGYGGGRGYDQAPAGRGYEGGRGYDQAPVGRGGYEGGRGYGRARGRMARGRGY; this comes from the exons ATGGACCGGTACCAGAGGGTGGAGCGGCCGCGGCCCGAGTCGGCCATCGCCGAGAACGAGATCCGAATCACCGCCCAGGGGCTTATCCGCAACTATGTCTCCTACGCCACGTCCCTCCTCCAG GATCGGAAGATTAAAGAGATTGTTCTGAAAGCCATGGGACAGGCAATCAGTAAGTCTGTTGCTGTCACAGAGATTATCAAG aaaagAGTTCCCGGGTTGTACCAAGATACTAACATCAGCTCTGTCAGCATAACTGATGTCTGGGAACCTATTGAAGAAGGCCTTGTCCC ACTGGAGATGACTCGCCATGTTTCAATGATTTCAATTACTTTGTCTCCAGTAGAGCTGGACCAAAATTCCCCAGG GTATCAAAGCCCAACTTATGTTGACCAGCCCAGGCAACAGCAGCGCCTCCAGCAGGCACCACCACCAATGCGTCAACCTCGCCAACAACCATCTGATTATGAAG ACTCCTATGTGCGGGGTCGTGGCAGAGGAAGGGGCCGTGGGCGTGGTAGGGGTTGGGGTAGAGGAGGTTATGGCGGATATGGAAACAACCAAGGCGGGTATAACCAAGGTGGGTACAACCAAGGTGGATACAATCAAGGCGGGTACAACCAAGATGGTGGGTACTACGATAATCAAGGCGGATACAACCAAGATGGTGGGTACTACGATAATCAAGGTGGGTATGGTGGTGGATATGGCTACAACCAAGGCCGACAAGGAAACTACCAAG AAAATGGTGGATATAACCGAGGACGGGGTGGTATGCGTGGAAGAGGCAATTGGAGTTACCGTGGGG GATATGAACGCGGCAGGGGTGGTGGTGCTCCAGGTGGTAGGGGATACGAAGGTGGAAGAGGATATGACCAAGCTCCCGCTGGAAGGGGCTACGGAGGTGGGAGGGGATATGACCAAGCCCCTGCTGGAAGGGGATACGAAGGCGGAAGGGGATATGACCAAGCTCCTGTTGGGAGGGGGGGATACGAGGGCGGAAGGGGATATGGAAGGGCTCGGGGAAGAATGGCTCGTGGGCGAGGGTACTGA
- the LOC123451102 gene encoding pollen-specific leucine-rich repeat extensin-like protein 1 has translation MGTLQFPSVIILALLFSSALALTADEAATIARRQLLALERKGDHVHIDIDINIKISNPRLRTAHTALTALKHALYSDPKNFTGNWVGPDVCTYNGVLCVPAPDDPSKSVVALVDMNGADVAGHLPKEIGLMTDLAVLHLNSNRFCGIIPEEVKNMTQLYEFDASNNRFVGPFPDVVMRIPKLSYLDIRFNDFDGPIPPELFLKPYDAIFLNNNRFTSGIPDTIGKSKASVIVLANNELGGCIPRTIGEAAATLDQFIFINNSLTGCLPVEAGLLGTTTVFDVSGNALTGSIPRTLSGLSKVEQLDLSHNKFTGEVSKDVCELPALANLSVSYNFFTKEDTQCSIGMDTTFEDEANCMGQTRPSQKSGDECAPILSNPVDCTMVERCGWPGGGKSSPPVAVTPVHSAPPQVFSLPPPKASSQPPPVLSPPPSKASPPPPHVSSPPPPKASPPPPPVFSPPPPKASPPPPPVFSPPPPKASPPPPPVFSPPPPKAFPPPPPVFSPPPPKASPPPPPVFSPPPPKASPPPPPIFSPPPPKASPPPPPVFSPPPPKASPPPPPVFSPPPPKASPPPPPVFSPPPPKASPPPPPVFSPPPPKASPPPPQSPPPPILYPPPPIESLPPLILPPIMGVKYQSPPPPQFAGY, from the coding sequence ATGGGCACCCTCCAGTTCCCATCGGTAATCatcctcgcgctcctcttctcctCGGCTTTGGCGCTTACCGCTGATGAGGCGGCGACCATCGCCCGCCGCCAGCTGCTCGCCCTTGAGAGGAAGGGTGACCACGTTCACATCGACATAGACATCAACATCAAGATCAGCAACCCTCGCCTCCGCACGGCACACACGGCCTTGACGGCGCTCAAGCATGCGCTCTACTCGGACCCCAAGAACTTCACAGGGAATTGGGTTGGGCCTGACGTCTGCACCTATAATGGTGTCCTCTGTGTCCCGGCGCCGGACGATCCGTCTAAGAGCGTTGTGGCATTGGTGGACATGAACGGTGCGGACGTCGCGGGGCACCTGCCCAAGGAGATTGGGCTCATGACCGATCTCGCTGTGCTCCACCTCAACTCCAATCGCTTTTGCGGCATCATCCCAGAGGAGGTCAAGAACATGACGCAACTCTACGAGTTCGACGCTAGCAACAACCGTTTTGTCGGTCCATTCCCTGACGTGGTGATGCGCATCCCGAAGCTCAGCTACCTCGACATCCGGTTCAACGACTTTGATGGGCCCATTCCACCAGAGCTCTTCCTAAAACCTTACGATGCCATCTTCCTCAATAACAATCGATTCACCTCCGGCATCCCGGACACTATCGGCAAGTCCAAGGCTTCTGTGATCGTGCTCGCTAACAACGAACTGGGCGGGTGCATTCCCCGGACCATTGGTGAGGCCGCCGCCACACTCGACCAgttcatcttcatcaacaatagCCTCACCGGTTGCCTGCCGGTGGAGGCAGGGCTTCTCGGCACCACCACAGTTTTCGATGTCAGCGGCAATGCGCTCACAGGGTCGATCCCGAGGACATTGTCCGGCCTGTCCAAGGTCGAGCAGCTTGATTTGTCACATAACAAGTTTACTGGGGAGGTGTCCAAAGATGTGTGTGAGTTGCCGGCTTTGGCAAACTTGTCTGTTTCTTACAACTTCTTCACAAAGGAAGACACCCAGTGCAGCATTGGCATGGACACGACATTCGAGGACGAAGCAAACTGCATGGGACAAACAAGACCATCACAGAAAAGTGGAGATGAGTGTGCTCCCATTTTGAGCAATCCGGTTGACTGCACTATGGTAGAACGTTGCGGATGGCCGGGCGGAGGCAAAAGTTCACCACCAGTGGCAGTGACACCAGTGCACTCAGCGCCACCACAAGTTTTTTCTCTGCCCCCACCGAAAGCATCCTCACAGCCGCCGCCAGTTCTTTCTCCACCACCGTCGAAAGCATCCCCACCACCGCCTCATGTTTCCTCTCCGCCCCCACCAAAAGCatccccaccgccacctcccgtttTCTCTCCGCCCCCACCAAAAGcatccccaccaccaccacccgttTTCTCTCCACCCCCGCCAAAAGCATCCCCACCGCCACCTCCAGTTTTCTCTCCGCCCCCGCCAAAAGCattcccaccaccacctccagTTTTCTCTCCACCCCCGCCGAAAGCATCCCCACCACCGCCTCCAGTTTTCTCTCCGCCCCCGCCGAAAGCATCCCCACCGCCACCTCCAATTTTCTCTCCGCCCCCGCCGAAAGcttccccaccgccgcctccagttTTCTCTCCGCCCCCTCCAAAAGcttccccaccgccgcctccagttTTCTCTCCGCCCCCTCCAAAAGCTTCCCCACCACCGCCTCCAGTTTTCTCTCCGCCCCCTCCAAAAGCTTCCCCACCACCACCTCCAGTTTTCTCTCCGCCACCACCGAAAGCGTCTCCGCCTCCACCGCAATCACCACCACCGCCAATACTATATCCCCCGCCTCCGATAGAATCTCTGCCACCACTCATCCTTCCACCAATAATGGGTGTAAAATAccaatcaccaccaccaccgcaatTCGCTGGCTATTGA